A region of Solibacillus isronensis DNA encodes the following proteins:
- a CDS encoding thymidylate synthase, with protein sequence MNVVFVLTETAEEVLQMVSNDVAGLLAAVKGESVSFPFGSYQYDSHTLDHYLLENGTYQQELVIYLKPEQKNNETILPLPKMQD encoded by the coding sequence ATGAATGTTGTATTTGTATTAACAGAAACGGCTGAAGAAGTATTGCAAATGGTCAGTAACGATGTTGCGGGACTGCTCGCTGCTGTAAAAGGAGAAAGTGTTTCGTTCCCGTTTGGCAGCTATCAGTATGACAGCCACACATTGGATCATTATTTACTGGAAAATGGTACATACCAGCAAGAGCTTGTCATTTATTTAAAGCCAGAGCAGAAAAATAATGAAACGATTTTGCCATTACCAAAAATGCAGGATTAA
- a CDS encoding MATE family efflux transporter — protein sequence MEKSTKELSLFKLTWPLFLELFLFMLMGLADTFMLSAVSDDAVAGVGTANQYIQIAILILGVIGTGASIVVSQYLGSRLIAEASQIAALSVTLNLLVGLAISGLFILFSDFLMKMMNLQGAVLEAAQSYLVIVGGFIFVQALITSMSSIIRVQGWTKQTMYVSLAMNIVHVVLNYILIFGKFGMPELGVEGAAISSVISRVLAAAVFFWLLYQALEVRIEWADYYRLSKNYISKILKIGIPSALEQVLYQTNQIVLLYYVTFIGAEALSARQYAVNISMFTYLFAMAIGMATAILVGRYVGAGEKELAYNKVWFGVKSALIFTLSMVVIIILFREPFMGLFTDNEEIIKIGASVLLLSIFLETGRTINITIINSLRASGDAAYPVRIGFVSMIVIGLSLGYLFVFVLDLGLVGVWLAIACDEWIRAVLVIFRWRSRKWERYAIVSSDK from the coding sequence TTGGAAAAAAGCACGAAGGAATTAAGTTTATTTAAGTTAACTTGGCCATTATTTTTAGAATTGTTCCTATTTATGCTGATGGGGTTAGCGGATACATTTATGTTAAGTGCTGTATCGGATGATGCAGTAGCAGGCGTAGGAACGGCCAATCAATATATACAAATAGCAATTTTAATTTTGGGGGTAATCGGTACAGGTGCTTCCATTGTTGTTTCGCAATATTTAGGATCTCGCCTAATTGCAGAAGCATCACAAATCGCAGCATTATCGGTAACACTCAATCTACTCGTCGGGTTAGCTATCAGCGGGTTATTTATTTTGTTTTCCGATTTTTTAATGAAGATGATGAATTTGCAAGGTGCTGTATTGGAAGCAGCGCAAAGCTATTTAGTCATAGTCGGAGGATTTATATTCGTTCAGGCTTTAATTACTTCCATGTCTTCAATTATTCGTGTGCAAGGCTGGACGAAACAAACGATGTATGTGTCGCTTGCAATGAATATTGTGCACGTTGTTTTAAACTATATTTTAATCTTTGGTAAATTCGGAATGCCGGAACTTGGTGTGGAAGGTGCAGCGATATCTTCTGTTATTAGTCGTGTGCTCGCTGCCGCTGTATTTTTCTGGCTTTTATACCAGGCGTTAGAAGTTCGTATCGAATGGGCAGATTATTATAGATTGTCCAAAAACTATATTTCCAAAATATTGAAAATCGGGATTCCATCTGCGCTTGAGCAGGTGCTCTACCAGACAAATCAAATCGTCCTTCTCTATTATGTAACATTTATAGGAGCTGAGGCATTGTCAGCCCGTCAGTATGCTGTGAATATCTCGATGTTTACTTATCTTTTCGCAATGGCTATCGGGATGGCAACAGCTATTTTGGTCGGCCGGTATGTCGGGGCAGGCGAGAAAGAACTTGCCTATAATAAAGTATGGTTTGGTGTGAAATCGGCGTTAATTTTTACATTGTCAATGGTCGTCATCATCATCCTCTTCAGAGAACCGTTCATGGGCCTCTTTACTGATAACGAAGAAATTATTAAAATCGGGGCAAGTGTACTGTTATTAAGTATTTTCCTGGAGACAGGACGTACGATTAACATTACAATCATTAACTCATTGCGTGCTTCTGGGGATGCCGCTTACCCAGTCCGTATTGGATTTGTTTCCATGATTGTCATCGGTTTATCGCTAGGTTATTTATTCGTCTTCGTTCTGGACTTAGGACTTGTCGGTGTATGGCTGGCTATTGCATGTGATGAATGGATCCGTGCAGTGCTCGTTATTTTCCGCTGGCGCAGTCGAAAATGGGAACGCTATGCGATTGTTAGTTCAGATAAATAG
- a CDS encoding glycerophosphoryl diester phosphodiesterase membrane domain-containing protein, giving the protein MDRIKRVIKLIFRNLYYYRVDYIRTFAILRIVQAFILLPLIWLITAIVMDITGVQVITQDSILYLLTHPFALFGIGIILFIGIVFIYYELGFLILLAYYQQRAIPYTWKELLKRLNQKVVYFISLQTLLIVVYLLLLIPLISSLLPVSLIQNINVPSFIIDELLNSRNGTILYVVLIIILSFIGLRFIFTWPFFTVYQEVTIFKALKMSWQFSKRKLLETVGMIGLIVIVNLTLLLFALFIILTPLFIIESFKPSWGLVTASFTLTLAQGVIILFFTILQVFFTQLLVMVAFQLTRHKPLIVQEEPFRETIRQWTFIIVVFAFFLMSGFNLINLEKTIYEPETNIVSHRGFMDGGVENTVKAIEAAKEAEADLVEIDIQQTKDGEFVVYHDKTLSRLAGEDDIVYDLTLNELVTTTVLADGFSDTIASFEEVLEMSRDLNIKLLIELKTHGFETEDFLQRFVDQLDEYDALDYHYVQSPDLPTMELLEELEPRIHTGHVYSIAYGKLPESNADFISVEQSFATKNIQKQVEERDMELFVWTINDESDMQKFYEKNVNGVITDHPDEALSKREKFDEKQNFLQRILNKIKIIY; this is encoded by the coding sequence GTGGATAGAATTAAACGAGTTATTAAACTGATTTTCAGAAATCTATATTATTATCGGGTCGATTATATACGGACGTTTGCGATACTACGGATTGTGCAGGCATTTATTCTATTGCCGCTCATTTGGCTGATAACAGCGATTGTCATGGATATCACAGGGGTGCAGGTAATTACGCAAGACAGTATCCTTTATTTACTGACACATCCGTTTGCTTTATTTGGAATAGGGATCATTCTATTTATCGGAATAGTATTCATCTATTATGAATTAGGATTTTTAATACTACTTGCATACTATCAGCAGCGTGCCATTCCATATACATGGAAAGAGCTCTTAAAACGATTAAATCAGAAGGTTGTTTATTTTATCAGTTTGCAGACCTTACTGATTGTCGTATACCTACTATTATTAATCCCGCTTATTTCATCATTATTACCAGTTTCATTGATCCAAAATATAAATGTACCAAGCTTTATTATAGATGAACTTTTAAACTCTCGTAATGGCACGATTTTATATGTTGTGCTAATAATTATATTGAGTTTTATAGGCTTACGCTTTATTTTTACTTGGCCATTTTTTACGGTTTACCAAGAAGTTACAATATTTAAAGCATTAAAGATGAGCTGGCAGTTTTCGAAAAGAAAACTACTTGAGACGGTCGGAATGATCGGACTTATTGTTATCGTCAATTTAACGCTTTTATTGTTCGCCTTATTCATAATATTGACACCGCTATTTATCATTGAAAGTTTCAAACCGAGCTGGGGACTTGTAACCGCAAGCTTTACGTTGACACTTGCACAGGGCGTCATCATTCTGTTTTTTACAATATTGCAAGTTTTCTTTACTCAGTTACTCGTAATGGTAGCATTTCAGTTAACACGCCATAAACCGTTAATTGTTCAGGAAGAACCATTTAGAGAAACAATACGTCAATGGACCTTTATTATTGTCGTATTCGCGTTTTTCCTTATGAGCGGTTTTAATTTGATCAATTTGGAAAAAACGATTTACGAGCCGGAAACAAACATCGTATCCCATCGAGGATTTATGGATGGTGGTGTGGAAAACACAGTGAAGGCGATTGAAGCGGCAAAAGAAGCAGAAGCGGATTTAGTGGAAATCGATATTCAGCAAACGAAGGATGGGGAGTTTGTTGTTTATCATGATAAAACTTTATCACGTTTGGCAGGCGAAGATGATATTGTCTATGATTTAACGCTGAATGAATTAGTCACAACAACTGTTTTGGCGGATGGGTTCAGCGACACAATCGCTTCATTTGAGGAAGTGCTTGAAATGAGTCGTGATTTAAATATAAAATTGCTTATTGAGCTGAAAACACATGGTTTTGAAACAGAAGACTTTCTACAGCGCTTTGTTGATCAGCTTGATGAATATGATGCCTTGGATTATCATTATGTTCAATCACCTGATTTACCGACAATGGAATTGCTGGAAGAACTGGAACCCCGGATTCATACCGGTCATGTATATTCTATCGCATATGGTAAGTTACCTGAATCAAACGCCGACTTTATTTCGGTAGAGCAGTCCTTTGCGACGAAGAATATTCAGAAGCAGGTTGAAGAGCGCGATATGGAGTTGTTTGTCTGGACGATTAATGATGAGTCGGATATGCAGAAATTTTATGAGAAAAATGTAAATGGCGTCATTACTGACCATCCGGATGAGGCACTTTCTAAACGTGAAAAATTTGATGAAAAGCAAAATTTTTTACAACGGATACTCAATAAAATTAAGATTATTTATTAA
- a CDS encoding 3D domain-containing protein — protein MIKKVVAFIAVMVASTFIFVGTSEAASHTIKKGENLTMLAKKYDTSVKELMALNDLKTTKVKIKQVLKLPSHIKNKPAVKKTTTKKSATHPSNVKKTIKMSATAYTASCKGCSGITKTGLNLRKNPSLKVIAVDPKIIPLGSKVWVEGYGIAVAGDIGSAIKGKKIDLFMSKKSTAKNWGRKTVTVKILKS, from the coding sequence ATGATCAAGAAAGTAGTAGCATTTATTGCGGTTATGGTCGCAAGCACATTTATTTTTGTAGGAACGTCAGAAGCAGCTTCACATACAATTAAAAAAGGCGAGAATTTAACAATGCTTGCGAAGAAATATGATACATCAGTAAAAGAACTCATGGCATTGAATGATTTAAAGACAACAAAAGTAAAAATTAAACAAGTCCTTAAATTACCAAGCCATATTAAAAATAAACCTGCTGTAAAGAAAACAACAACAAAAAAATCTGCTACACATCCATCTAATGTAAAAAAGACAATTAAAATGTCAGCAACAGCCTACACTGCTAGTTGCAAAGGCTGTTCAGGAATTACGAAAACAGGTTTAAACTTACGTAAAAACCCTAGTTTGAAGGTCATTGCAGTTGACCCGAAAATCATTCCACTTGGCTCTAAAGTTTGGGTGGAAGGCTATGGAATTGCAGTTGCAGGTGATATTGGCAGTGCCATTAAAGGAAAGAAAATCGATCTCTTTATGAGTAAAAAATCAACAGCTAAAAATTGGGGAAGAAAAACAGTCACTGTTAAAATTTTAAAATCATAA
- a CDS encoding YcdB/YcdC domain-containing protein gives MKKWTTALGMSIVSLGLLASPALAEASVNPKEERVPIYVAMTDESVTKEQLIQILKTKLPEMFAGYSNSDFQMTSMSYHYADDLTTRYELTFQKKVNKQMEGGSVSFRSDNLEIEHLYFTPANLKDALFPGKITEEQGLKIAEDFVKKVASSSNYVLSNETPSYFSGLITEPITYTYSFSSTEKNIPIQDQSIVVSVLGDGKIQYFTQISPDQKRMSFEEATNVVSKEDALEKMKDQLNLTLQYSIDYLSTSSKPSVKLVYLPAPNVVGLHATSNKWATTTGKMDSLNNKLALQPLAPKQLKAPSPITIDDAKDIAKQLVESQGNTTKFTIDHAYEHEMNDQAVISVSYSYRYRNGSFGSSIEFNKNTGELISYSDFYSPMPFEDDETENTVPRLDKDKVLAAAEKYVKELAPTSVHEYAKANTDPVYDKESKVHYVNFPRIKNGLIVNGDSLSVTIDDEGKLKSFYRYPLDIEEWPDASASVSSEEAKKLFADALDVKLVYHRLQNEDGKYELVYVPTVNGQEYYQIDANSGEIVSPYARTEKAKVTHPTAEKELNYLIQAGAIEVKDPKTFNADTAISQGQALQTIIKSITYFYEDYYAYRQEQPPVSFEEINPDHPYYNVVETATRLGILNPLEDELNIDQKVTNEQLAVWYIRALGLEQAAKHRDIYQLTIKDAADVDPEKIGYVAISHVLGLQGAEQSMFLPKKEVTYAQLAKSIIELAYEIAEKRNSGSYYY, from the coding sequence ATGAAAAAATGGACAACCGCTTTAGGCATGTCGATTGTTTCTCTAGGATTGCTTGCCAGTCCTGCTCTTGCAGAGGCATCTGTTAACCCGAAAGAAGAAAGGGTACCCATCTATGTGGCGATGACAGATGAAAGTGTAACAAAAGAACAGCTGATTCAAATTTTAAAGACGAAATTACCGGAGATGTTTGCTGGATACTCCAACAGTGATTTCCAAATGACATCGATGAGTTATCATTATGCCGATGATTTGACAACGCGCTACGAGTTAACATTCCAGAAAAAAGTAAATAAACAAATGGAAGGCGGCAGTGTCTCCTTTAGATCGGACAACCTTGAAATAGAGCATTTATATTTCACTCCTGCTAATTTGAAGGATGCTTTATTCCCTGGAAAAATAACGGAAGAACAAGGACTTAAAATTGCGGAGGATTTCGTTAAAAAGGTTGCTTCATCATCCAATTACGTATTATCTAATGAAACACCTAGTTACTTTAGCGGCTTAATTACGGAACCGATTACGTACACATACAGCTTCAGCTCAACTGAAAAAAATATTCCGATCCAGGATCAGTCGATTGTAGTGAGTGTACTTGGCGATGGGAAAATCCAGTATTTCACACAGATAAGTCCAGATCAAAAACGGATGTCATTTGAAGAGGCGACAAATGTTGTTTCAAAAGAAGACGCTTTAGAAAAGATGAAGGATCAATTAAATTTAACATTGCAATATTCGATTGATTATTTGTCAACATCTTCTAAACCTTCTGTAAAACTTGTATACTTGCCAGCGCCAAATGTAGTTGGATTGCATGCAACATCGAATAAATGGGCTACAACAACGGGTAAAATGGATTCTTTAAATAACAAGTTAGCTCTACAACCGCTTGCTCCTAAGCAATTAAAAGCCCCATCACCAATTACAATTGACGATGCAAAGGATATTGCAAAACAGTTAGTAGAAAGCCAGGGAAACACAACTAAATTCACGATCGACCATGCTTATGAACATGAAATGAACGACCAAGCCGTAATCAGTGTTTCTTATTCGTACCGTTACCGAAACGGCTCATTCGGTTCTTCGATCGAATTCAATAAAAATACAGGGGAACTTATCTCTTACTCTGACTTCTATAGTCCAATGCCGTTTGAAGATGATGAAACGGAAAACACAGTACCGAGACTGGATAAAGATAAAGTCCTAGCAGCAGCGGAAAAGTATGTGAAGGAACTTGCTCCTACATCCGTACATGAATATGCAAAGGCAAATACAGATCCGGTTTATGATAAAGAATCGAAAGTGCACTATGTGAATTTCCCTCGAATTAAAAATGGACTGATTGTAAATGGTGACAGTCTATCGGTGACAATTGATGATGAAGGGAAATTAAAATCATTCTACCGCTATCCATTAGATATTGAGGAATGGCCGGATGCTTCTGCATCAGTTTCAAGCGAAGAGGCGAAGAAACTGTTTGCTGATGCACTGGATGTTAAGCTTGTTTACCATAGACTGCAAAATGAAGATGGGAAATATGAGCTTGTTTATGTGCCAACAGTTAATGGGCAAGAGTACTACCAGATTGATGCCAACAGTGGCGAGATTGTCAGCCCATATGCACGAACTGAAAAAGCGAAAGTTACTCATCCGACTGCTGAAAAGGAACTGAACTATTTAATCCAGGCAGGCGCAATTGAAGTAAAGGATCCGAAAACTTTCAATGCGGATACGGCCATTTCGCAAGGTCAGGCGCTGCAAACTATTATTAAATCGATCACTTATTTCTATGAGGATTATTATGCATATCGCCAGGAGCAGCCGCCAGTATCGTTCGAAGAAATCAATCCAGATCACCCATACTATAATGTAGTGGAAACAGCCACACGTTTAGGTATTTTAAATCCTCTCGAAGATGAATTGAACATCGACCAAAAAGTGACAAATGAGCAATTAGCCGTTTGGTACATCCGTGCACTTGGACTTGAACAAGCAGCAAAGCATCGGGATATTTATCAGTTAACGATTAAAGATGCGGCTGATGTCGATCCGGAAAAAATCGGATATGTGGCGATTTCCCATGTGTTAGGACTACAAGGTGCGGAACAATCGATGTTCTTACCAAAAAAGGAAGTAACATATGCACAGCTGGCTAAATCTATTATTGAACTTGCTTACGAAATTGCAGAAAAGCGAAATAGTGGTTCGTATTACTACTAA
- a CDS encoding tubby C-terminal domain-like protein yields the protein MQTYTYEVLGNIKSTEQQPVYNEAGEQILKVQRIYDNGLKKLLDGYFDHRYFLKYAVLRNDGQSLFEVKKIFRRGKVWFEGKDLVLNEKYIINYENWRIGVPELFISSDKFKMKIDKEMEDWSNFIIDDEVIARWLAVYNEQSDMFSVKLVVWDEAPVQDPAFYIAIAQATLFIGV from the coding sequence ATGCAGACTTATACGTACGAAGTATTAGGGAATATAAAATCCACGGAACAGCAGCCAGTTTACAATGAAGCGGGGGAGCAGATCCTGAAGGTTCAACGTATTTATGATAACGGATTGAAAAAACTGCTGGACGGCTATTTCGATCACCGCTATTTTTTGAAATACGCGGTGCTTCGTAATGATGGACAATCATTGTTCGAAGTGAAAAAGATTTTCAGACGCGGGAAAGTGTGGTTTGAAGGGAAAGATCTTGTTCTAAACGAAAAATATATCATTAATTATGAAAACTGGCGTATAGGCGTTCCTGAACTTTTTATTTCAAGCGACAAATTTAAAATGAAAATTGATAAAGAAATGGAAGACTGGTCCAACTTTATAATAGATGACGAGGTTATCGCAAGGTGGCTTGCTGTTTATAATGAACAATCGGATATGTTTTCAGTTAAGCTAGTTGTTTGGGATGAAGCACCGGTACAGGACCCGGCGTTTTACATTGCCATTGCGCAGGCGACACTATTTATAGGGGTATAG
- a CDS encoding MFS transporter has translation MNEQQKLKKATYHLYTFLISKMIGALGSHVYSFGISMYILSMTGSSLSFATNIILSYLPRTIMSPIAGLLGDRLPRKWLVLSGQAGVILTVGSLLLYTHEFGLSLIAIYIATVFNSIFSTFSGVAFSASIANLVDEARLQKAMSFNQLSYSISGIGGPIFGGMLFGFVSMEMFLIIFICAAVITLMLESTMNFVLYKKETVNENAEKESMFESFKAGFRYVNSKPIIKAILWTALWINLFFTAINVGGDYILLTILELDPKYIGFTEAGGAIGVLITSVYFASRANVKFPLLTVKRSVFGSSVVVILSALPLMITFSAMMNFVYYLIIMFLFGVLGVITNTPLGVLMQTSIEEEYRGRVFGIIEMMAMSAMPVGTLVFGILYEFIPAQYILIVSGLILIGIVLLLLRPSILEMAHPELKNVKLEAEPVTE, from the coding sequence ATGAATGAACAGCAGAAATTAAAAAAAGCAACGTATCATTTATACACGTTTCTAATAAGCAAAATGATTGGTGCGCTTGGATCACATGTTTACAGCTTTGGAATCAGTATGTATATTTTATCGATGACAGGCTCTTCGCTTAGCTTTGCGACAAATATTATTTTAAGCTACTTGCCGCGAACAATTATGTCACCGATAGCAGGTCTCTTAGGGGATCGTTTACCAAGAAAGTGGCTTGTTCTCAGCGGGCAGGCAGGAGTTATCCTGACAGTAGGCAGCTTATTGCTTTACACGCATGAATTTGGATTATCTTTAATCGCCATATATATCGCAACAGTGTTCAATAGTATTTTCAGTACATTTTCAGGTGTGGCATTTTCCGCTTCGATTGCCAATCTTGTCGATGAAGCTCGACTTCAAAAGGCAATGAGCTTTAATCAATTGTCCTATTCTATTTCAGGAATTGGCGGACCGATTTTCGGCGGGATGTTATTTGGTTTTGTATCGATGGAAATGTTCCTTATAATCTTCATCTGCGCTGCTGTAATAACACTTATGTTGGAATCTACGATGAATTTTGTTCTTTATAAGAAAGAAACAGTTAATGAGAATGCTGAAAAAGAATCGATGTTTGAAAGTTTCAAAGCCGGCTTTCGTTATGTCAATTCAAAACCGATTATAAAAGCAATTTTATGGACTGCACTTTGGATAAACTTATTTTTCACAGCAATCAATGTTGGCGGTGATTATATATTATTGACGATTTTGGAGTTAGATCCAAAATACATCGGATTTACAGAGGCTGGTGGTGCAATCGGGGTTTTAATTACATCTGTTTATTTTGCATCAAGAGCAAACGTCAAATTTCCTTTACTTACAGTTAAACGATCCGTGTTTGGCTCTTCTGTTGTTGTCATTTTATCGGCACTGCCGCTCATGATAACATTTTCTGCAATGATGAATTTCGTCTATTATTTAATCATTATGTTTTTATTCGGAGTATTGGGTGTTATTACAAATACCCCTCTTGGCGTATTGATGCAAACTTCCATTGAAGAAGAATACAGGGGTCGTGTTTTTGGGATAATCGAAATGATGGCAATGAGTGCTATGCCTGTCGGGACACTAGTTTTTGGGATTTTATATGAATTCATTCCGGCACAATATATTTTAATCGTAAGCGGGCTGATTTTAATTGGTATTGTACTATTATTACTTCGCCCTTCAATATTAGAAATGGCTCATCCTGAACTTAAAAACGTTAAGCTAGAAGCAGAACCAGTAACTGAATAA
- a CDS encoding redox protein has protein sequence MDGKKVEIECRNCHERMTIDFSTDSFSSQIQILNGKKQQKRTYIKECPNCHTVNSVTSDKKEEWGNRKGPNIKLFMFSGLFGCLGFIVVGVLLLYFAFQGFDFVVDWLFN, from the coding sequence ATGGATGGCAAAAAGGTAGAAATTGAATGTAGAAATTGTCATGAACGAATGACAATAGATTTTTCTACAGATAGTTTTTCATCGCAAATACAAATATTGAACGGGAAAAAACAACAGAAAAGAACATATATTAAGGAGTGCCCGAATTGCCATACTGTCAACTCTGTCACGAGCGATAAAAAAGAGGAGTGGGGCAATCGGAAAGGACCGAATATTAAACTATTTATGTTTTCCGGATTATTTGGCTGCTTAGGATTTATCGTTGTTGGTGTCCTTTTACTTTATTTTGCGTTTCAAGGTTTCGATTTTGTGGTAGATTGGTTATTTAATTAA
- a CDS encoding helix-turn-helix domain-containing protein, which produces MLNIGAKIKELRKERKMTLAQVAGDRITKGMLSLIENGKAQPSMESLQHIAKQLDIDVSELMQTENHQQMKELYRDVEIKRLALNKEHDDKKINEKVLELYNLIHPFYKNGSLKGATFEEVRIYEVYLTMRYFAKMDLSEKPFAKLIKMYEQVHGYSKILKIYARMGNIKFLENNYVEGLRYLHEGEKYIEKYGDLIDDLEKLDLYYNITVSYAALNDDLQMENYLERALKLAKEKKIVYRLNDFYRFLFFIHCSKEEGEKAAYYLKKIRAFAEIMEDPNETLMEQLVTLLYTNQIEKDYEKTVSTRFENNFVLEGYSYNADIFFSGQYGYAYYMLERYEEALQTLKGIEIIEYNQHPLDLSMMYMAFAVRALCYFKLGDKENAKRDILYAMDGVKDLKVTREIQFIIDAYEEIM; this is translated from the coding sequence GTGTTAAATATTGGTGCCAAAATAAAAGAACTAAGAAAAGAGCGTAAAATGACGCTTGCCCAAGTAGCGGGGGACCGAATTACAAAAGGGATGCTCAGTCTGATTGAAAACGGGAAGGCACAGCCATCTATGGAAAGCCTTCAGCATATTGCAAAACAGCTCGATATAGATGTATCAGAGCTCATGCAAACTGAAAATCATCAGCAAATGAAAGAATTATACCGGGATGTTGAAATAAAACGTTTAGCTCTTAATAAGGAGCATGATGATAAAAAAATAAACGAAAAAGTTCTCGAACTGTATAATCTCATCCATCCATTTTATAAAAACGGCAGTCTTAAAGGGGCAACTTTTGAGGAAGTACGCATTTATGAAGTGTATTTAACAATGCGCTACTTTGCGAAAATGGATTTATCTGAAAAACCTTTTGCCAAGTTAATCAAAATGTATGAGCAAGTACATGGCTACTCAAAAATATTGAAGATTTATGCCCGTATGGGGAACATTAAGTTTCTGGAAAATAATTATGTGGAAGGTCTACGTTATTTACATGAAGGGGAAAAGTACATCGAGAAATACGGTGATTTGATAGACGACCTTGAAAAACTCGATTTATACTATAATATTACGGTTTCGTATGCAGCGCTGAATGATGATCTGCAAATGGAGAATTACTTGGAAAGAGCATTAAAATTAGCAAAAGAAAAGAAAATCGTTTATCGGTTAAATGATTTTTACCGCTTTTTGTTTTTCATTCACTGTTCAAAAGAAGAAGGGGAAAAGGCTGCATATTATTTAAAGAAAATCCGGGCATTTGCAGAAATTATGGAAGACCCGAATGAAACGCTCATGGAGCAGCTTGTAACGCTTCTTTATACAAATCAAATCGAAAAAGATTACGAGAAAACGGTTTCGACCCGATTTGAAAATAATTTTGTTTTAGAAGGCTATTCATACAACGCAGATATTTTCTTTAGTGGCCAATATGGCTATGCCTACTACATGCTTGAGCGTTATGAAGAAGCATTGCAAACTTTAAAAGGTATCGAAATAATAGAATACAATCAGCACCCGCTTGATTTGTCCATGATGTATATGGCGTTTGCTGTAAGGGCATTATGTTATTTCAAACTAGGGGACAAAGAAAACGCCAAACGCGATATTTTATATGCAATGGATGGTGTGAAAGATTTGAAAGTTACAAGAGAAATCCAGTTCATTATCGATGCATATGAGGAAATAATGTAG
- a CDS encoding DsbA family oxidoreductase: MKIEIFSDFACPFCYIAKTKLFQAINQLNLGEETEVVYRAFELNPAASKSETISYVDTIFKKKNNDLRKTEEFMEALEMHAQEAGVKFNLDKVVLANTKNAHRLSKLAKLYEKELEFVDSVMEYFFSEGLNLNDTEALLGICEQIGIDGNMAQKIINEQQFTEELLLDRYDARQLQISSVPFFIFEDHYGIRGVEPIEVFTATLLQTKEYIKKNQK; encoded by the coding sequence ATGAAAATAGAAATTTTTTCCGATTTCGCTTGTCCGTTTTGTTATATCGCGAAAACGAAATTATTCCAAGCAATTAACCAGTTAAATTTAGGCGAGGAAACAGAAGTCGTTTACAGGGCATTTGAACTAAATCCTGCAGCTTCAAAGTCGGAAACGATATCTTATGTCGACACAATCTTTAAAAAGAAAAACAATGATCTTCGTAAAACGGAAGAATTTATGGAAGCGTTGGAGATGCATGCACAGGAAGCAGGAGTCAAATTCAACTTGGATAAGGTAGTGCTGGCCAATACAAAAAATGCTCATCGTTTATCTAAGCTCGCAAAGCTCTATGAAAAAGAACTGGAGTTTGTAGATAGTGTAATGGAATATTTTTTTTCAGAAGGTCTTAATTTAAATGACACGGAGGCACTGTTAGGCATTTGCGAACAGATTGGCATTGACGGGAACATGGCACAGAAAATAATAAACGAACAACAATTCACTGAAGAGTTATTGCTGGATCGATATGATGCACGGCAGCTGCAAATATCGAGTGTACCTTTTTTCATTTTTGAAGACCATTACGGAATCAGAGGGGTGGAGCCAATAGAAGTATTTACAGCTACATTGCTTCAAACAAAGGAATATATAAAGAAAAACCAAAAATAG
- a CDS encoding homoserine dehydrogenase, whose amino-acid sequence MQKNKYRIHSNVLFEIAQSRSFTEKDNIEERFDEEGKIKLLSDRAGADLSLSIVKTEDGIAYSVKWDDSEEVFKGWNMAWEEFIWCLGVVNKPLEEAAKKAAEEAKRRAAEEALLAEENAELDEAVAEEASTEESSK is encoded by the coding sequence ATGCAAAAAAATAAATACCGAATTCATAGTAATGTTCTTTTTGAAATTGCGCAAAGCCGTTCATTCACAGAAAAGGATAATATCGAAGAACGCTTTGATGAAGAGGGAAAAATTAAATTGTTAAGTGACCGTGCTGGAGCGGACTTATCACTTTCTATTGTAAAAACTGAAGATGGGATCGCTTATTCGGTGAAATGGGACGACTCTGAAGAAGTTTTCAAAGGTTGGAACATGGCATGGGAAGAATTTATTTGGTGCTTAGGTGTTGTCAACAAACCACTTGAAGAAGCGGCAAAAAAAGCAGCTGAAGAAGCAAAACGTCGTGCAGCTGAAGAAGCATTGCTTGCAGAAGAAAATGCAGAGCTTGATGAAGCTGTAGCAGAAGAAGCTTCAACTGAAGAATCATCTAAATAA